The nucleotide window TTGTTTTGAGTAAGTAAACAATCTAATTCTCCACGGGTAATTTTTTCTCGTTGTATTTGAATGTTTTCTGCAAGTATCTTAATCGAATCTTTTTGTTCTAATTCGAAAGAAACAAACCGTTCTACTAATTTACCGAGCCTAAGTTTCTTTTCAATGGTAGCAGAAAAAGAACTTGTGTTAGAAGTATTACTTTCAAACTGCATCAAATCAAAAACACCTTTTCCATGCCATAGAAAAGGTGTTTGTATAAATCCTTCGTATTGTAATTGCAAATCTTTCGATTTTTGATGCATAAAATTATTCTTTAATGCCTAGTTTACTTAATACTAATTTAGTAATGTCATAACGATCGTCAATATAAGCAAATTCATTTCCATTAGTGGTTAAAACTTGACTATAACCATTAGCTTTAGCTACTTCTTTAACAATCTCATTTAACTTTCTATATAGTGGGCGCATATATTCATCACGGCGAAGTTGCATCATAGTGCTACCGTTTTTACGGAACTTTGCCATATCTTGTTCTATAGCTGCTAATTCTTGAATTTTTGTCTTTCTGTCATTATCAGTAATGGTTTTTTCTACTTTTTTAAAAGCTTCTATTTTTGATTGGTAAGTTTTAGCTTTTAATTGAAAAGAAGAGTCTAATTCTTTACTGTAATTTTCAAGTCTTTTTATAACACTTTTCATTTGAGGCATTTTACCAATAATTAAATCGCTATTAACAGTACCTACTTTAGTTTGAGCACTAGCTAATCCGATAAAAAAAATAGTTATAAAAAAAGTGATTTTTAATTTCATGTTTTCTCGTTTTCAGCAAATATATAAAAGTGAGTGAGGTAGTAATCTAAAAAATAGTTAAAAATTTATTTTAATGAATATAAAACCATTAATTTTTCTTTTGATTAAGTACGTTTAAGTCGGTTAAAATTGAGTTAACTTTAAAAGAAGAGGTTTTTTGCCAAAGTAACCAGCCTTTGTCTTTCCAAACATTTGGTACTTTGGGTTGTTTTTTAGAATCATAATCAGCTACCCATAGAGGATATCTGCTAAAGAGTTTATTAGTTAAGTATTCGTTGGCATAATAATAGCTTGAATATATTATAGGGCGAACTCCTGATAAATTTTCAAGATGGGTAATAAAAGCTAGTAAATTTTTTTGAATAGTGCTTGCATTAGGAATAGAGTTGGTACTCCCACTTTCAATATCTACTATTGGAGGGAAATCGTTAATATTTCTATCTTTAATCCTACTCCAAAAATACTCAGCTTGTTTTACAGGTGAATCTTCAATGATGAAAAAATGGTAAGCTCCTCTTTTTAGATTCATTTTTTGTATTCGTAACCAATTTAATCGAAACATAGGGTCAGTTAAAGTTAAACCTTCTGTAGCTTTGCATATAACAAATGAAAGACTATCAGGAAGAGAGTGGTTTAAAACATTTCCATTCCATCTTGAAATATCTATTCCGTATTTTTTAATAGCAACTTTAGTTGGAGTAGTTATTATTGGTTTTTTATGTGGGATTATGGAATCGTACTTTTGTAGTAATTGTTGTGTTTTTTTGTGATGATGAGTGAAAAATAAGCCTGTTAAACATAGTAGTAAAAAAGCGGGTATAAGGCTTAGTAAATGAAACTTATGAAAAAAGTTTGTTTTTGGTTTAATGATTTCTTCTGTTTGAGGTTCAAAAGATTTTATAAGCTCAAAAATACGATCGGATATTAATAGTTTTCCAATCATGTTTTTAATAATGAAAAAACTATCATTAAATTCAATTCCTTTATAAAGTACTACACCGTTTTTATTTTTAATTTCTTCAGGTTTTATGCTATGTAAACCTTCATTATTTAAAACTAATTTTTTGTTTTCAATTCTAGGGTTAATAAACTCATCACTTATAAAGCTTACTCGTTCTCTTACATAATGATTATTTCTGAATATAGAAATATATCCATGTGAATCTAAATAATTTAATACAGTAACAAACTGACTAAATTCTTGAATGGCAGTTTTTCTTTTGTCAACATCATCAAAAATTTCAACTGATAAAAAATACATTGCGTATTGTTCATTTAGTTGTATAATAATTGCTTTACCTTCAGATTTGTTAAAGAAGATTTTTTCCAAGATGTTTTTTACATCAGTAATCTCATTAATAGGAGACTTACTAATTTCTTGTATAATTTTCTTTTCAAAATCATTAAAAGTTTTCATTTAAATAAAGGACTTTCTAGGAATGTTTTTAAATTAAAATAGTAAGTAGCGTTATATTTAACGCTACTTACTTAAAATATATAAAGTTCTATTTAATAGTTTATTATTCCATTTTTAGTTTTAAAACGTAACCATGGAAAGCTATTAATTAAACTATTCATCAGAAGCACCAGAACTGTCAGAAGTGCTTGATGTGCTAGAAGTACTACTAGTACTATCATCAGCGGCACCAGCCTGATTGTATTTGTTTGGATAGTATTTTGCTAACCAAGCTCTTGCTATTTCAGATTGACTTATTGGTTTTAAGTAATAGTTTACAGGTACACCAAGGTTATCACCACCTTCAATACATTTATTCACGTAATCTTCTAATGCTGTCATCATAGAGTTAGTATCGATAATTTGATTTTGCCCATCATCAATATCTGATACACCACTAAGAGTTGCTGCAATAGTAGCGTTTTTAAGCTGAATCATTTGTTCGCCAGTTCTAGCAGCAGTTGCAGCTTCACCTATAGTGTTATTTTCACTAGCAGTAGCTCCTTGTAAAGTAGCTAGCTCTTCCATAGATTTTTGAGGATCAAAATCAGTAAAGCTTTTAACAGCCATTGCTACTTGATTTGATTTAATAGAAGGTATTATACCCATAGTTATAAGGGTAGCATGTGAAGTAACGTTTTGTGTGCTTAATAAATTTTTAGCACTATTAGAAAATGAAGAACTTACTCCAAAACCACCAGTACCAGAGGCAAACCATCCACCAATATCAAATGTTTCTTGCATAGAAGCAGCAATTGATTCCATACTTTGACTAGACTGAGATTCAGTAGTATTTAACACATGTACCATACCAACAAAAGATGATCCATAAGTTGCTCCTGACAAAATATTGAAAGAGCCATCTTCTTTAGTGTCAGATTTAGCTTCTATAGCTGCAATTGAACCAGGGTCGTTAGTCTTAATCATATTGTCTGGGTTCATACTGTTCCATACTCTAACAGCTTTATCAACATCAAGTATATAAGGTGCAAATACTTGAGCATTTTTATGTGTACAAGTAATAGTTACCACTAATGTACCAGCAATACTATGGCGTGAGTGTTGACTATTCATTTGTGTTTGAGCAGAAGCTGAAGCTTGAGAAGATCTTCCTTCTCCAAAAATACTTAATGATTCACTAACAAAAGCAGAAACTGTTGCTGCATGACTAGCTGAGCTCTGAGTGTTTTGATCAAATGAAAAATATTGACAGTTCATTTGTAAAGAGTCAGAAGAAATAGCTAATTTTTTTAACTGACTTTTATTGTAGTCAATTGGACTTTCAACACTTTCGTTAACAGCATTCATTTTAGACTTTAAAGGCTGTATTTTTTTTCTCTGATGCAATTTTAGCTTTAGCATATGCAACCACTGCTGTTTTTATTTGATCTCCTACTTGTTGAGATTCTTGAATAACTTCATCAGCATCTATTCCCATACCAATCATTTCTTGGATGGTCATGTCTATACTTCTCTTTAACGCTATAAGTGAATTCATTTCACTTTCAGCAGCATCAGCAGGAGTTTGTAATTTTGAAATTTGAACAATGTTTTCTAATTTTTGTTTAGAAACAATATTTCCTAAAACTAAGGAAGGGTCATATGGAATTGTAGATGGCATATATATAGTTTTATTTTAAGTTTGAATACGTAAAATTATTGGTAAAAAAATAAAATATATAGCCGAATTCCTTTAGAAATACAAATTTGAGAACAAGCGTAACTTAATAAGGAATTAAAGCGCCAAAATAATAATTAATATGAGATGTAGAAAAAAACAAGATGCTTTTTTATAAAAAAGAATCAATTTTATTTATGATTGTTAAATGATTTTCTTTAAAATCAAACCAATTAATATTTGGATCTTTTCTAAACCAAGTTCCTTGGCGTTTAGCAAATCTTCGCGTATTTTTTTTAATTTCCTCTACCGCAAAACTTAAAGGAAAATCACCATCAAAGGAAGAGAATAATTCTCTATAACCAACTGTTTGCAATGCGTTTAAATGTTTATGTTGATATAAACTTTTTGCTTCTTCAAGTAATCCAGAATTCATCATAATGTCAACACGTTTGTTTATACGGTTGTACATGATTTCTCTATCAGCTGTTAAACCTATTTTAATACTTTTAAAATTACGAAGTGTTTTAGGTTTGTTTTTAAAAGAAGAATATGTTTTGTTAGTGCCAATACAAATTTCTAAAGCACGAGTTAATCTGTGAGGATTGTCTATAGCTATGGTGTTAAATGCTTCAATATCTAGTTTTTCTAATTGTTGTTGAAGGTGTTCAATTCCTTTTTCTTCTAATTGTTGTGTTAAATCTATTCTAATTTGTGGATCAACATCAGGAAAATAGTCTAAGCCTTTTAAAACAGCGTCTACGTATAAACCACTACCACCAACCATTATTTGAATAGGTTTTTTCTTAAAAAGTGTATCTAGTTTAGCTAATGCCTCTTTTTCAAACTGACCTACATTATAATCTTCAAAAATGCTTCTGTTTTGAATAAAATGATGAGGCGCAGATGCAAGTTCATTGTCATCAGGAACTGCAGTTCCAATTTTCATTTCTTTATAAAATTGACGAGAGTCGCATGAAATAATATCACAACCAAAGTGCTGTGCTAGTTTAATACTTAAAGCAGTTTTACCTATAGCGGTTGCGCCAACAATAGTAATTAGAGTATTTGTCATTAATTGTGTAATTTACTACCACAATGATTACAGTATATGGCATCATCATTATGGTCTCCATGAGAACAATTCGGGCACGATTGAGTGTTTAGGTTTACATCACTAATTTTAGTCATTTCAGAAGTAACAATACCTGTAGGCACAGCAATAATTCCATATCCTAATACCATAATAATACTCGCAACAAATTGACCAAAAGGAGTGTGGGGAGCAATATCTCCATAACCAACTGTGGTTAATGTTACTACAGCCCAATAAACACTTCTAGGAATGCTTGTAAAACCATTTTCACCTCCTTCTATTAAGTACATAATTGTACCAAGAATCATACATAAAATAAGTACAAAAAAAAGAAACACCGCTATCTTAGCTCTACTTGCTTTTAATGCTTTTATAAAATTATTAGACTCTCCAATAAATCGAGCTAGTTTTAAAATTCTAAAAATACGTAATAAACGTAGTGCTCTTAAAGCAACTAAACTATGGGTTCCTATAAAAAATATAGAAAGATATTTAGGAATAGTTGATAAGAAATCAATAATACCATAAAAGCTAAAAATGTATTTTGATGGTTTTTTTATTGAGATTATTCTAAGAATATATTCTATGGAGAAAAGAATGGTTAAAACCCATTCTCCAACATTTAAGATGTTACCATATTTTAATTGAATATCATCAACACTTTCTAACATAACAAAAAGCACAGAAGATAAAATAGCGATTAATAAAATAATATCAAAAAACTTACCACCACGCGTGTCAGCTTCATAAATAACTTCATGAAGTTTGTCTTTCCAATTTTGTGGTTGCTTTTTCAAAAATGATTTTTATTTATTTAATAGTATAGCAAAAGTATGTTTTTGAATTTGTGTAGCCAAATTTTGTAGTTGTTAGAAGAGAGAATAACAATTTAAATATTGGTAGATTATAAATCTATTTTTACGTTATAAGCTTCTAAATCTTTAATATAATTATTGGGTGTAAAATGATCACTGTCAAATTCCTCTTGTCGATTTTTTTTCATTTCAATACGTTTAATTGCCTTTAAAAAACGTCTCATTTCAATATCGTCATTAATAATAATTCCAGGAACAGAAATCCCTTGGCCATCTTCGTTTTTAGAAACCATAGTAAAATAAGAAGAATTACAGTGGTTAACTTTCCCTGTTTGAATATTTTCAGATTCTACACGAATTCCTACAACCATTGAGGTTTTCCCTACATAATTAATTGAAGCTTTCATTGTTACCAGTTCACCCACCTCTATTGGATTTAAAAAATCAACTGTATCAACAGAAGCAGTTACACAATAAGTACCTGAATGTTTTGAAGCACAAGCAAAAGCAATTTGATCCATTAAATTTAGAATATAACCTCCATGTATTTTACCACTAAAATTAGCGTGTGAAGGAAGCATAAGTTCAGAAATCGTAATACGAGTTTCTTCTACATTTTTAAAATTATTTTTCTTTTGTGTCATTTGTAACTCCTCTAAAATGTGGCGATTGTTCTTCTTCTACCTTTGTGATGAAATATTTAGTATCTCCTAACCAAAAAAAAGTACTAAAACGTTCAGTGTAATGTACTTTTACATATCGACCTTGGTATTTTTGTAAGTCTTTAATTACTTTCTCATTTCTGTCTTCTACAGAAAAAGCAAAAATTTGTGCTCCAGATATTCCTTGACTAATTTCGCCCTCCCATGTTTTTATAGCAATACCTTTATAACTAATTTTTATAAGTTCACCTGAACGTACACCTTCACTATAAGGAACAAAGTATATAAATGCATAGTATAATCCAGCAATTAATGTTATTATAATTAATATTAAAGCAAGTATTTTCTTCATAAATATATTTTATGATGTAAAGATAAATATAAAAACTATAGGTAGGGTTTTTTGTATTGGAACTGTCGTATAAATAATGTTTTTATGTATTAATTTAATGATTGATAATAAATTAATTGTAATTAACGTATATTACTAACGACTTAAACTAAATATTAAAAATCCAATAATTATGAGGAAAGACTACTTTTTTAAATTAACACTATTTTTAATTCCTTTATTAGGCTTTATGTTTATTTCTTTTTCAGGAGGAAGGGATAGTGCTTTTTCAAGCTCTCCAGGAGATTCAAATAATAATTGTACTACTTGTCATGCGGGTACAGCAACAGCTGCAAACTTGTCGGTAACAACAGATATACCAGTAACTGGGTATGAGTTTAATACAGAATACAATATAACTGTTACAAACTCAGGAGGAGGAACTAGAAATGGATTTCAAGTAACAGCAGAAAAAGATTCGGATAATTCTAAAATAGGGACTTTTGCAGCTGGCGGTGCAGATACAAAAGCAGTTAACAGTAATTCTAGAGCAACTCACACTAGTTCAGGTAATAGTCAAAGTACATGGAGTGTGAAATGGACATCGCCTTCTAGCGATCAAGGAAAAGTAACTTTTTATGCAGCCTCAATATCTGGTAATGGAAATGGAAATACTGGTGGAGATGCTACATTTACAGGTAAATCAGGATCAACACCTTCTTTAGGTGTAGATGATGCAAAATTATTAAACTTTAAAATGTATCCTAATCCGGTAGGAAATGTTGTAAAGATAGATTTACCTTCAGACACAAGAGAAGCTAAGGTACAGGTATATGACTATACTGGAAAATTATTGAAATCGGAGAATGTATCTTTACTTCAAAAAGAAGTTAATATTGAAGAGCTACCAATAGGAATGTACTTATTAAAAATAATTTCTGAAGATAAATTAGGAGTAAAACATTTTATAAAAAAATAACGAAAATAAAGGACTATTTTTCTAACCGATTGTAATTTTTACAATCGGTTTTTTATTGTAAGTTTGTTCATCTTCAAAAATAAGAATAATGAATTATATTTTATTTGATGGTGATGTACGAAATGCTTTATTACCATTTACATACACTAAACCTGTAGCTGACTTAAGAGTTGGTATTTTGACTATTAGAGAGAAATGGGAGAACTTTTTAGGGGGTACAACCACTACAGTTACTGAAGAGTATTTAGAAGAGAAGTACCCAATGGTTGAAATGGAAGAAAATGTATTAATTAATGCTTCTTTTTTACCAACAGAAATATTGATTGAAAATATTAAAGGTTTAAAGCCGAATCAAGCAATATTTAAAGATGAAGATGTAATAGCTTTTTATACTACGGATACACAAGAAGAAGTTGATTTTTCAAGATATGAAGCTATAGAGTTTGAAGGAGAAGTATTACAAATTAAAAATACTTGGGATATTTTTTCATTAAATGCGAAAGCGATAAAAGCTGATTTCGATTTAATAACAGAAGGACGAGAGTCTGAACCAATTCCAGAAACAGTTAATTGTATAAACAAAGAAGATATTTTCTTAGAGGAAGGAGCTAAGTTAACTTTTGCTACTTTAAATGCAACTAATGGACCTATTTACATAGGTAGGAATGCAGAAATAATGGAAGGTTGTGTTATTAGAGGAGGATTAGCAATGTGTGAAAACTCTGTTTTAAAAATGGGAGCAAAAATATATGGAGCTACTACATTAGGTCCATATTGTAAAGTAGGAGGAGAGGTGAACAACTCAGTGCTTTTTGGGTATTCAAGTAAAGGTCATGAAGGTTATTTAGGTAATTCAGTACTAGGTGAGTGGTGTAATTTAGGAGCAGATACCAATAATTCTAATTTAAAAAATAATTATGCTGAGGTTAAATTATGGAATTATGAAACAGGTAGATTTGCTAAAACTGGGTTGCAGTTTTGTGGCCTAATGATGGGAGATCATTCTAAATGTGGTATCAATACAATGTTTAATACAGGTACAGTAATAGGAGTGTCTGCTAATATTTTTGGTAGTGGTTTTCCTCGTAATTTTGTACCATCATATAGTTGGGGAGGAGCATCAGGCTTTACAGAGTATAAGACAAATAAAGTTTTTGAAGTTGCTGAGGTAGTAATGAAAAGAAGGCATATAGAATTTGATGATCAAGAAAGAAAAATTCTTGAGCATGTTTTCGAAGAAACTAAACAATATAGAAATTATTAAAAATAACCCCCTCAGTTTTTTGAGGGGGTTATTATGTTTAAAAAAATTTATAAATAGGAAGTTTTAGATGAGCTTGTTCATAATGCGGCGTTTTTTTGTATACAAAATACAATTGCGCATATGGGTTTTTAGCAAAGCCATCATCTACTTTTATTTTTTCTTCTAACTCTTTTTTAACTGCGGGATTTTCTTTCAAGAATTGGACTGCAATATCTTCAAAAACATAGCTAGAGAAACCTTCTTTTTGTTGTAAAATAGTATCAAAAAAATTCCAGTTAAAAAAAGAATCAGTAGCTTCAGCTTCTAGAGTTTCAATAATGTATCGTATTCCTTTTTGTTGTGTTGAAATGTAAATATCACCTTTTCTGAATTTAATAGTTTTAGTTGCTTTCTTTACCGTAGTATTATAGTGTAAATAATGTCCTTCATAAGCTGATTTTCTAGTATTGAAATTAGCTATATGTTGAGTCTCGACAGTTAGGGTTGTGTCATTTTTAAAGTGTGTGAATACTATTTTATTGTTTTTAAGCCTTTCAATTACTTTATGCCAACCTTGCTGTATGATATAAGCTTTTGGGATTGTTATTTCTTTTGTTGTATTAAAGTTGTTGTAATAAGATATTTTTTTATTGTAAGGTTTAGATTTATCATAAAACAAGCGTTTTCCATTGGTTACTTCACTATTAATATAAATACCTTCATAGCCTTTAAAATTTAAAGTACTAGGATTGTTTTTGTCAACTTTGAAAGTAATTGGATATGTTTTCTGAGTTAGTAACTCTTTAAGGTTTCTTTTTCGTAGGGTTTTAATTCTCGATGATTCTTTTTCTGAAAAATCTAATGTAGAAAGTAATAGTTCATAGGTTTGCTCAACACGAACTTTATAGGGTTTTAACATGTGAGTTTCTACCATTAACCCTAGAGTGTTAAATAAAGTAGTATATCCTGTTGAATATCTTGGAGAATCGAAAAATTGAGACCAGCCTTTCTCTGGAGTGTTTCCCCATACATTTACATAAGGAGTAATAGGGATTTGTTTTTTAGCCAAAGATTTTTCAATATGCGGACGCATTTCTTTTTCTAAAAAAACACCAAGGTTTCCACCTAACTTATTGTGTTGTGTAAATAAATGGGTAATTGCATATTGATAATCGGCACCGTTACTTACATGATTATCAATAAAAATATCTGGATTTACTGAGTGGAAAATAGTTGCAAAAGCTGCTGCGTTTTTAGTATCTTGTTTTATGAAGTCTCTATTTAAGTCAAAATTCCTGGCATTACCTCTAAAACCGTATTCTTTAGGACCGTTTTGATTAGCTCTAGTGTGTGAGTTTCTATTAAGAGATCCACCAATATTATATATTGGTATAACACAGATTAAAGAGTTATTATATGCTTTTTTTAAAGAATCATTTTGAACAATATCTCTTAATAACATCATGGAAGCGTCAATCCCATCTGATTCACCTGGATGAATACCATTGTTGATTAAAATTCTATTTTTTGAAGATTTTTTTAAACTTTTTAAATCGATTTTACCATCGTTATTAAAAACAGCTAAATGTAGTGGTTTTCCAGAATCTGTTTCACCTATTTCAAATAGTGAAATTTCGCTGTAGGAATCAGCTAAGTTTTTATAAAAAGAAATTACATCATTGTATTCAGGAGTCTCGGTACCGTTAGATTTTTCAAATAATGTTGTGAAGTTTTTCTTTTCAAATTTTATGGCTTCTTTACAAGAATTTAAAAATATGAATAGTAGTAGTAGCGATAGTTTTTTCATGATTTAAATTTTTACAGCATCAGGTACTAGTCCAGTGTAATCACCATCATTTCTTATAACATCACGAACAATTGACGATGATATGTAGCTCTTTCCAGATGAGGTTAATAAGAAAACTGTTTCGATTTCAGAAAGTTTACGATTAGTATGTGCTATAGCTTTTTCAAATTCAAAATCAGCAGGGTTACGTAAACCTCTTAAAATAAACTGCGCATTAACTTCTTTACAAAAGTTAACAGTTAATCCGCTATAAGTAACTACTTTAATTTTTGGTTCATGTTTAAATGTTTCTTCAATAAAACGTTTACGTTCTTCTAAGGAAAACATGTATTTTTTATCTGAATTTATACCAATAGCAATAACTAGCTCATCAAATAAGGTAACTCCACGTTCAATAATATCAACATGGCCTAATGTAATAGGGTCAAACGATCCTGGAAAAATAGCTTTCTTCATATATTTTGTAATTCTTGATTTATATCTTATTAAAAACTGTATTGCGTATATTTATTATTTGATAGCCATTTCAATAGCATTTTCAAATAACTCACTTAACGATATTCCTACTTCATTTGCCTGTTGCGGTAAAATACTAGCCTCTGTTAAACCAGGTACGGTATTCATTTCTAAAAAATGAGGTTCATCATTTACCAAGATATATTCAGATCTAGAAAAACCACTCATATTTAATATTTCATATGCTTTTTTAGCTATTTCTCTTACTTTGGCTTCTTGTTGTTCTGTTAATCGTGCTGGTGTAATTTCTTTTGATTTACCTAGGTACTTTGCTTCATAGTCAAAAAAGTCATTTTCAGAAACTATTTCGGTAATTGGTAAAACTGTTGTTTCTCCTTTATATTGAATAACTCCTACAGAAACTTCAGTTCCATCTAAAAAACTTTCAATTAAAATTTCAGAATCTTCTTTGTATGCTTTTTCTATTGCAGGAATAAGTTTTTCAATAGAGTGTACTTTTGAAATACCAAAACTAGAACCTGCATTGTTTGGTTTTACAAAGCAAGGAAGTCCTACTTTTTGAATAATATCATCCGTAGAAAATGTATCTCCTTGATTAATATATACTGATTTAGCAGTAGGGATACCATAATGTTTTACAACACTTAAGCTATCTCTTTTATTAAATGTTAAAGCCATTTGGTAGAAAGGAGCAGAGGTGTGCTTCATTTGTATAAGATCAAAATATGCTAAAAGACTACCATTTTCTCCAGGGTTTCCATGTATTGCATTAAAAACACAATCAAAAGTAATTTTAGTAGTGTTTTTTGTAAATGAAAAGTCATTTTTATCTATAGGATATTCAGTTTCATCAGCATCAACAACTACCCATTTGTTAGATAAGATATGAACTTTATATGTATTGTATTTTTCTTTATTAAGATGTTTGTAAACAACTGCACCGCTTTGTAAGGATATATTTACCTCTGAGGAATACCCTCCCATAACAATAGCTATATTTTTTTTCATGAATAATCTGAGTTATTTATACAAACTTACCAAAAAAACTCGTTTAAGAGTTGTTGAATTTTAAATTAGTAATAAATTTTACAGTAAATTTGTATCATCTTACAAAAAATCAATATGAGTAAATTTTCAGAACGTATTAAAGGTTTATTTGAGTTTATTAAAAGTAAAAGCTTTTTTATGCAATTAGGAATTGCAATTTTGAGTGTTGTTGTTTTAATATTCCTATTGCAATGGTGGTTAGGTATTACTACTAATCATAATCAAAAAATCGAAGTGCCTAATTTAGCTAAGTTATCATTAACAAATGTTGAAACTAAGTTAAATGAACTTAATTTAGATTACGTAGTTATTGACAGTGCTACTTATAATCCTAATTATCCTAAAAAGGCAGTGTTAGAGCAAAATCCTGAAGCTGGTGATTTTGTAAAAGAAGGAAGAAAAATATATTTAACATTGAATCCTTCAAAATATCGTGATGTTGAAATACCAGATTTAAATGGACGTACTCGTAGGCAAGCAACTACACATTTAAGATCTATTGGTTTTAAAGTTGGAAAAGATGTTACTTGGGTTCGAGATTTAGGTAAAGATGTAGTAAGAGGATTAAAGTATAAAGGAAACAAAATTGAACCAAAAACTAAGTTACCAAAACAATCTACAATAGATTTAATTTTGGGTGATGGTAATGGTAATTAATATTATAGATTAGATTGATGCAGGAAGATACAACTCCAGATTTAGAAAACGACGATTTATACGAACATTATAAATTTGTAGCAAATGATGGGCAAGTTCCATTAAGAGTAGATAAGTTTTTAATGAATTTTATAGAAAATGCTACGCGTAATAAAATTCAACAAGCGGCAAAAGCGGGGAATATTTTAGTGAATGATGTAGTGGTTAAATCCAACTATAAGATCAAACCAAAAGATATAGTTAGGGTAGTACTATCGTATCCACCA belongs to Tenacibaculum sp. MAR_2010_89 and includes:
- a CDS encoding M14 family metallopeptidase, with translation MKKLSLLLLFIFLNSCKEAIKFEKKNFTTLFEKSNGTETPEYNDVISFYKNLADSYSEISLFEIGETDSGKPLHLAVFNNDGKIDLKSLKKSSKNRILINNGIHPGESDGIDASMMLLRDIVQNDSLKKAYNNSLICVIPIYNIGGSLNRNSHTRANQNGPKEYGFRGNARNFDLNRDFIKQDTKNAAAFATIFHSVNPDIFIDNHVSNGADYQYAITHLFTQHNKLGGNLGVFLEKEMRPHIEKSLAKKQIPITPYVNVWGNTPEKGWSQFFDSPRYSTGYTTLFNTLGLMVETHMLKPYKVRVEQTYELLLSTLDFSEKESSRIKTLRKRNLKELLTQKTYPITFKVDKNNPSTLNFKGYEGIYINSEVTNGKRLFYDKSKPYNKKISYYNNFNTTKEITIPKAYIIQQGWHKVIERLKNNKIVFTHFKNDTTLTVETQHIANFNTRKSAYEGHYLHYNTTVKKATKTIKFRKGDIYISTQQKGIRYIIETLEAEATDSFFNWNFFDTILQQKEGFSSYVFEDIAVQFLKENPAVKKELEEKIKVDDGFAKNPYAQLYFVYKKTPHYEQAHLKLPIYKFF
- the coaD gene encoding pantetheine-phosphate adenylyltransferase — encoded protein: MKKAIFPGSFDPITLGHVDIIERGVTLFDELVIAIGINSDKKYMFSLEERKRFIEETFKHEPKIKVVTYSGLTVNFCKEVNAQFILRGLRNPADFEFEKAIAHTNRKLSEIETVFLLTSSGKSYISSSIVRDVIRNDGDYTGLVPDAVKI
- a CDS encoding D-alanine--D-alanine ligase, which encodes MKKNIAIVMGGYSSEVNISLQSGAVVYKHLNKEKYNTYKVHILSNKWVVVDADETEYPIDKNDFSFTKNTTKITFDCVFNAIHGNPGENGSLLAYFDLIQMKHTSAPFYQMALTFNKRDSLSVVKHYGIPTAKSVYINQGDTFSTDDIIQKVGLPCFVKPNNAGSSFGISKVHSIEKLIPAIEKAYKEDSEILIESFLDGTEVSVGVIQYKGETTVLPITEIVSENDFFDYEAKYLGKSKEITPARLTEQQEAKVREIAKKAYEILNMSGFSRSEYILVNDEPHFLEMNTVPGLTEASILPQQANEVGISLSELFENAIEMAIK
- a CDS encoding PASTA domain-containing protein; translation: MSKFSERIKGLFEFIKSKSFFMQLGIAILSVVVLIFLLQWWLGITTNHNQKIEVPNLAKLSLTNVETKLNELNLDYVVIDSATYNPNYPKKAVLEQNPEAGDFVKEGRKIYLTLNPSKYRDVEIPDLNGRTRRQATTHLRSIGFKVGKDVTWVRDLGKDVVRGLKYKGNKIEPKTKLPKQSTIDLILGDGNGN